In Felis catus isolate Fca126 chromosome A3, F.catus_Fca126_mat1.0, whole genome shotgun sequence, a single genomic region encodes these proteins:
- the CHRNA4 gene encoding neuronal acetylcholine receptor subunit alpha-4 isoform X2 encodes MKFGSWTYDKAKIDLVNMHSRVDQLDLWESGEWVIVDAVGTYNTRKYECCAEVYPDITYAFVIRRLPLFYTINLIIPCLLISCLTVLVFYLPSECGEKITLCISVLLSLTVFLLLITEIIPSTSLVIPLIGEYLLFTMIFVTLSIVITVFVLNVHHRSPRTHTMPAWVRRVFLDVVPRLLFMKRPSVVKDNCRRLIESMHKMAGAPGFWPEPEGEPTLTSAAQSQGPSPASPASPSPSSRGPLDEPAKAQAACKLPSDQVPAPQPSEAEKGSPCPSPDPCHPPSGTRAPGLAKARSLSAQHVSSPAEAAEDGVRCRSRSIQCCVPPDDAASQAGGPVAGSPAFLKASSAELPPPDQPSPCKCRCQKEPSPNAALKARGTKAAPRHLPLSPALTRAVEGVQYIADHLKAEDTDFSVKEDWKYVAMVIDRIFLWVFVLVCLLGTAGLFLPPWLAGMI; translated from the coding sequence ATGAAGTTCGGGTCCTGGACCTACGACAAGGCCAAGATCGACCTGGTGAACATGCACAGCCGCGTGGACCAGCTGGACCTGTGGGAGAGCGGGGAGTGGGTCATCGTGGACGCCGTGGGCACCTACAACACCAGGAAGTACGAGTGCTGTGCCGAGGTCTACCCGGACATCACCTACGCCTTCGTCATCCGGCGCCTGCCCCTCTTCTACACCATCAACCTCATCATCCCCTGCCTGCTCATCTCCTGCCTCACGGTGCTGGTCTTCTACCTGCCGTCCGAGTGCGGAGAGAAGATCACGCTGTGCATCTCCGTGCTGCTCTCGCTCACCGTCTTCCTGCTGCTCATCACCGAGAtcatcccctccacctccctggtCATCCCGCTCATCGGCGAGTACCTGCTCTTCACCATGATCTTCGTCACGCTGTCCATCGTCATCACCGTCTTCGTGCTCAACGTGCACCACCGCTCCCCGCGCACGCACACCATGCCCGCCTGGGTCCGCCGGGTCTTCCTGGACGTCGTGCCCCGCCTGCTCTTCATGAAACGGCCGTCGGTGGTCAAGGACAACTGCAGGCGCCTCATCGAGTCCATGCACAAGATGGCCGGCGCCCCGGGCTTCTGGCCCGAGCCCGAGGGGGAGCCCACCCTCACGAGCGCAGCTCAGAGCCAGGGCCCCTCGCCCGCCTCGCCCGCCTCGCCCTCCCCGTCCTCCCGCGGCCCCCTGGACGAGCCGGCCAAGGCCCAGGCGGCCTGCAAGCTGCCCTCGGACCAGGTCCCTGCCCCGCAGCCCTCGGAGGCGGAGAAGGGGAGCCCCTGCCCCTCGCCTGATCCCTGCCACCCGCCCTCCGGCACCCGGGCCCCGGGGCTCGCCAAAGCCCGGTCCCTGAGTGCCCAGCACGTGTCCAGCCCCGCCGAAGCCGCGGAGGACGGCGTCCGGTGCCGGTCTCGGAGCATCCAGTGCTGCGTTCCCCCAGACGATGCCGCCTCCCAGGCCGGGGGCCCTGTGGCCGGCTCCCCCGCCTTTCTGAAGGCCAGCTCGGCCGAGCTCCCGCCTCCAGACCAGCCCTCTCCGTGCAAGTGCAGGTGCCAGAAGGAGCCGTCCCCAAACGCCGCGCTCAAAGCCCGCGGCACCAAAGCCGCGCCCCGGCACCTGCCCCTGTCCCCGGCGCTGACGCGGGCCGTAGAGGGCGTCCAGTACATCGCAGACCATCTGAAGGCAGAAGACACGGACTTCTCG